A genomic stretch from uncultured Pseudodesulfovibrio sp. includes:
- the hpt gene encoding hypoxanthine phosphoribosyltransferase, translating to MPHKLTPFIPAEKIADRVATLGREITDSYKSDGPLVCICVLKGAFLFFADIIRKIDRDIEVDFVRLASYGTATSRSEDIVFSKDLEVSIEGKDVLVIEDIVDTGHSMDFLLHVLRRRNPKSLKICALIDKHERREMDITVDFAGFKLSDGFIVGYGLDYAERYRELDGIYELSTASDS from the coding sequence ATGCCGCATAAATTGACACCGTTCATTCCCGCAGAAAAAATCGCTGATCGCGTCGCAACCCTGGGCCGAGAGATCACGGATTCCTATAAAAGCGATGGCCCACTGGTCTGCATTTGTGTGCTCAAGGGCGCATTTTTGTTTTTTGCTGATATTATCCGAAAGATTGATCGCGATATCGAAGTCGACTTCGTCCGTCTGGCCAGTTATGGCACAGCCACATCCCGATCAGAGGACATAGTTTTTTCCAAGGATCTGGAAGTTTCCATTGAAGGAAAAGACGTCCTTGTCATCGAAGATATCGTGGACACCGGTCATTCAATGGATTTCCTTTTGCATGTTTTGCGGCGGAGAAATCCAAAGAGTTTGAAAATTTGTGCACTTATTGATAAGCATGAGCGACGGGAAATGGATATTACCGTCGATTTCGCCGGTTTCAAGTTGAGCGACGGATTTATTGTAGGCTATGGTCTGGACTATGCCGAACGATACAGAGAGCTTGACGGGATTTATGAGTTGTCCACGGCTTCCGACAGTTAA
- a CDS encoding N-acetyltransferase: protein MIRKARIDDVKAIHGLLMHTAEHDALVLPRSFSQLYSHLRDFVVAVDDDDSVIGCCALSLIWENLAEIRSLVVLPEHRGKQLGRKLVETCLAESKALGILKVYTLTEETSFFAHLGFVEEGMESLNQKIFIDCLNCPRFPDHCNEVAMIINL from the coding sequence ATGATTCGCAAAGCACGCATAGATGACGTCAAGGCTATTCACGGTCTGCTTATGCATACCGCTGAACATGACGCATTGGTCCTTCCCCGGTCATTCAGCCAGCTCTATTCGCATTTACGCGATTTTGTTGTTGCAGTGGACGATGACGATAGCGTCATCGGTTGTTGCGCCCTGAGTCTGATCTGGGAAAATCTGGCAGAAATTCGATCTTTGGTGGTGCTCCCGGAACATCGCGGCAAGCAGCTGGGCCGTAAGCTGGTGGAAACCTGCCTGGCCGAATCCAAGGCTCTGGGTATTCTGAAGGTCTACACGTTGACTGAGGAAACAAGCTTTTTCGCGCACCTCGGCTTTGTTGAGGAGGGCATGGAGAGCCTGAATCAGAAGATATTCATAGACTGTCTCAACTGTCCGAGATTTCCGGACCATTGCAACGAAGTTGCCATGATAATAAACCTTTAA
- a CDS encoding TlpA disulfide reductase family protein: MNIFRRIIVVLVLSLALMACSGESGTEANTGQSDHEAAPELTAKPSGGKYPYMGVAELDTFLADNTGKPTMLFFWATWCPSCKQEIPELEQLNTTHGDSVNIIALSVDERVEDLDRFFSKGDINLPVYWGDQAVAAKFKVEAIPTMVIFDKTGKQIFAQAGIFPYSMLVAMVKNLTEQ, encoded by the coding sequence ATGAATATATTTCGTAGGATTATAGTCGTTTTGGTTTTGTCGTTGGCTTTAATGGCCTGTTCAGGCGAATCCGGAACCGAAGCCAATACAGGGCAGAGCGACCATGAAGCGGCTCCCGAATTGACGGCCAAGCCATCAGGCGGGAAGTATCCATATATGGGCGTGGCAGAGCTGGACACATTCCTTGCCGACAATACAGGCAAGCCGACTATGTTGTTTTTCTGGGCCACATGGTGCCCCTCCTGCAAACAGGAAATTCCCGAGTTGGAACAGTTGAATACGACCCATGGTGACTCGGTAAATATCATCGCCCTGTCCGTGGATGAAAGGGTGGAAGACCTGGATAGGTTTTTCAGCAAGGGCGACATCAATCTGCCCGTGTACTGGGGAGATCAGGCCGTTGCAGCCAAGTTCAAGGTGGAGGCCATCCCCACCATGGTTATATTCGATAAGACCGGAAAGCAGATTTTTGCTCAGGCCGGAATATTTCCCTATTCCATGCTTGTTGCCATGGTTAAAAATTTGACAGAGCAGTAG
- a CDS encoding RHS repeat-associated core domain-containing protein: MLFDDHMKDRFCRFTCNPQTGKYERNWIQYADNTFEPVRRVGNLNKKFQAERTNFNWWSVKKPVQWRPWHDDHEFSWNHTLGEETKPENWGDKSKREREAGATPYFLKLDLNDTHRIESRTERINGRRETWEFEYDEAGRLTSVIGDTGWCEDFEYDDKGRRKADYAVGRDPFMRSYQYTDDDRLLAVDTHQFEHDALGFRSAKISGEAVTRYKYNEDYRLLGALLPDGREITFDHDEHGRRRARHVNGTLDETYQWKDFIRLARFKDEVNDWQFHYDKEERIPYKATVNGTDFTLYYDQVGSLKAVVSPTGNVVKTIQYDPFGNILWDSNPSLRVPIGFAGGIHDPDTGFVRFGWRDYDPDTARWTAPDPIGDAGGDADWYGYCLDDPVNMADPSGLFAFIGPLLSGLAGATGIATLGAGGAALTADGLGALADKNEGNPFKATKGTAKAVAGAAAINAGIGATAASGVGISKAVPAAAAAAPTIIRQGGKATKTVAGKGKAALKAGVEWAKANPDKIDKIGRIGTDLLDPNLPETPQGQMIIATTKAGQRLYGEMQKRGKRTYENKESGLSNSGWWGR, encoded by the coding sequence ATGCTTTTTGATGACCACATGAAAGATCGGTTTTGCCGTTTCACCTGTAATCCGCAAACGGGCAAATATGAACGCAATTGGATTCAGTATGCGGACAACACGTTCGAACCCGTTCGACGGGTCGGCAATCTGAACAAAAAATTCCAAGCCGAACGCACGAATTTCAACTGGTGGAGCGTCAAAAAGCCTGTCCAATGGCGACCGTGGCACGACGACCATGAGTTCTCGTGGAATCACACACTCGGTGAAGAAACAAAGCCGGAAAACTGGGGCGACAAATCCAAGCGGGAACGCGAGGCCGGAGCCACGCCATATTTCCTGAAACTCGACCTGAACGACACCCACCGGATCGAATCCCGCACCGAACGCATCAATGGTCGCCGCGAAACTTGGGAATTCGAATATGATGAAGCGGGCCGCCTGACCTCGGTCATTGGCGACACGGGCTGGTGTGAAGACTTTGAATACGACGACAAAGGCCGCAGAAAAGCTGATTATGCCGTGGGCCGCGATCCGTTCATGCGTTCCTACCAATACACTGATGACGACCGTCTTCTGGCCGTAGACACCCACCAATTCGAACATGATGCCCTTGGCTTCCGGTCTGCCAAGATCAGCGGAGAGGCCGTCACCCGCTACAAGTACAACGAAGACTACCGACTTCTCGGCGCCCTTCTGCCGGATGGCCGGGAAATAACCTTTGACCATGATGAACACGGCAGACGACGGGCTCGGCATGTCAACGGCACACTTGACGAAACGTATCAGTGGAAAGACTTCATCCGTCTGGCTCGCTTCAAGGATGAGGTCAATGACTGGCAGTTCCATTACGATAAAGAGGAACGCATCCCGTACAAGGCCACGGTCAACGGCACGGATTTCACCCTATATTATGATCAGGTCGGCTCACTCAAAGCGGTTGTCTCTCCAACCGGGAATGTGGTAAAGACTATTCAATACGATCCGTTCGGCAACATCCTGTGGGATTCGAATCCAAGCTTGCGCGTTCCCATCGGCTTTGCCGGCGGCATACACGACCCGGATACCGGCTTCGTCCGATTCGGCTGGCGCGACTATGACCCCGACACCGCCCGCTGGACCGCCCCGGACCCCATAGGCGACGCTGGCGGAGATGCAGACTGGTATGGGTATTGTTTGGATGACCCGGTGAATATGGCGGACCCTTCGGGATTATTCGCATTTATTGGGCCATTGTTATCAGGACTAGCGGGAGCAACAGGCATTGCGACCTTGGGAGCTGGTGGAGCCGCCCTTACTGCGGATGGTCTCGGAGCGTTGGCCGACAAAAACGAAGGTAATCCATTCAAAGCCACCAAGGGAACCGCGAAGGCCGTTGCGGGAGCCGCTGCTATCAACGCAGGAATTGGCGCAACAGCGGCGAGTGGCGTTGGAATTTCCAAAGCTGTACCGGCAGCCGCTGCAGCCGCACCAACGATAATCAGACAGGGGGGAAAAGCGACGAAGACCGTCGCAGGAAAAGGGAAAGCGGCCCTCAAAGCCGGAGTTGAATGGGCAAAGGCGAACCCAGACAAAATTGATAAAATCGGTCGCATTGGAACGGACCTTCTCGACCCGAATTTACCGGAAACTCCGCAAGGACAAATGATTATTGCAACGACTAAAGCTGGACAAAGGTTATACGGTGAGATGCAAAAAAGGGGAAAGCGGACATATGAAAATAAAGAAAGTGGACTTTCTAATTCTGGGTGGTGGGGGCGCTAG
- a CDS encoding glycosyltransferase — protein sequence MADFMFSVDMHVHSRFSTRPSQWILQKIGCPESFTEPLNLYNIARSRGMDMVTITDHNTIAGALEIAHLPGTFISEEITTYFPEDKCKLHVLAYHISESQHDDIQRYRENVFDLVSYLREQEIVHVLAHPLFAVNDRLTPAHFEQALLLFDVFEENGTRDARQNQTLRNIVTKLTPMDIERLSNTHDIKPHGEVPWEKGLTGGSDDHSSLNIARMYTRFTGGPCMNSVLDGVSQHTCIPVGIPATPRTMAHNLYGIGYQFYRSRMGTMSPEVSEHLCFRFLKSALAPGEEKKTTLTNLFQRLIGRGKATLHREYGPSDSVQEMLLKEAGDIIAHDPTLMRIARGRINDVVVLEKEWARFVSLAANRVLSEFADRTLNSMLGANFFDVFHSIGSAGSLYALLAPYFVGYDLFSSERAFSRECLARFRQKKCHRTGDDLKIAHFTDTFDEMNGVARTIRQQLKMVARHGKDMTVITCGANADVPGAVSFAPVGRFSVPEYPEITLAYPPFLEMLTHCFEQEYDCILAATPGPVGLAALAVSKILKLPFHGTYHTAFPEYVGAFTEDATLEDGCWRYMSWFYNQMQVIYAPSEATRFELADKGIDPGKIVTYPRGVDTDRFHPDKRNGFFNRFDVGSRLKLLYVGRVSREKGLDVLAESFGKAAKMRDGLQLIVVGDGPYLKEMQRILRGSPVTFTGVLKGESLAQAYASADLFVFPSATDTFGNVVLEAQSSGLPVIVTDKGGPAENILPNETGFIVPADSPDSLLRAIIHMVDTPERIEYMRLKARAHVENRTFDATFLKTWEIFGSHVAA from the coding sequence ATGGCTGATTTCATGTTTTCGGTGGACATGCATGTCCACTCCAGATTTTCCACCCGCCCGTCTCAGTGGATACTTCAAAAAATAGGGTGCCCGGAAAGTTTCACCGAACCGCTCAATCTGTACAATATCGCCCGTTCTCGAGGAATGGATATGGTCACCATCACCGACCATAACACCATTGCCGGGGCGCTTGAGATTGCCCATCTGCCGGGGACGTTCATCTCGGAAGAAATCACGACGTATTTCCCGGAAGACAAATGCAAACTGCATGTGCTCGCCTACCACATCTCCGAATCGCAGCATGACGACATCCAGCGATATCGCGAGAATGTGTTCGATCTTGTTTCCTATCTTCGGGAGCAGGAGATCGTCCATGTGCTGGCGCACCCGCTCTTCGCCGTCAATGACCGGCTGACGCCTGCCCACTTCGAGCAGGCGCTGCTGCTTTTTGACGTGTTTGAAGAGAACGGCACCCGTGACGCGAGGCAGAACCAGACGCTGCGGAATATCGTCACCAAACTCACGCCCATGGACATCGAGCGCCTGTCCAATACTCATGACATAAAGCCTCATGGCGAGGTTCCATGGGAAAAAGGGCTGACCGGCGGGTCCGACGATCACAGTTCGCTCAATATAGCGCGCATGTATACGCGGTTCACGGGCGGCCCGTGCATGAACAGCGTGCTTGACGGTGTGAGCCAACATACCTGCATCCCCGTCGGCATACCGGCGACACCCCGTACCATGGCGCACAATCTGTACGGCATCGGCTATCAGTTCTACCGTTCGCGCATGGGAACCATGAGCCCCGAGGTTTCGGAACATCTCTGTTTCCGGTTTCTCAAGTCTGCCCTAGCTCCCGGCGAGGAGAAAAAAACGACACTCACCAATCTGTTTCAACGGCTCATCGGACGGGGGAAAGCCACCTTGCACCGCGAGTACGGTCCCAGTGATTCCGTGCAGGAAATGCTGCTCAAGGAGGCCGGTGATATTATCGCTCATGATCCGACGCTCATGCGCATTGCACGGGGCAGGATCAATGATGTTGTCGTATTGGAAAAGGAGTGGGCGAGGTTCGTGTCGCTTGCCGCCAACCGGGTGCTTTCCGAATTCGCGGATCGGACGCTGAACTCGATGCTCGGTGCCAATTTTTTTGACGTGTTTCATTCCATCGGGTCGGCTGGGTCGCTCTATGCACTGCTTGCCCCGTATTTCGTGGGGTATGATCTTTTTTCCTCGGAGCGGGCTTTCTCGCGGGAATGTCTGGCCCGGTTTCGGCAGAAAAAGTGCCATCGAACCGGGGACGATCTCAAAATCGCCCATTTTACGGACACCTTTGACGAGATGAATGGCGTGGCCCGGACCATCAGGCAACAACTCAAGATGGTGGCCCGTCACGGCAAGGACATGACCGTCATTACCTGTGGAGCCAATGCGGACGTTCCCGGAGCGGTCAGCTTCGCCCCGGTAGGTCGGTTCTCTGTTCCGGAATATCCCGAGATAACTCTGGCCTACCCGCCGTTTCTGGAAATGCTCACACACTGTTTTGAACAGGAATACGACTGTATTCTCGCGGCAACACCCGGTCCGGTCGGCCTGGCGGCTCTTGCTGTTTCAAAGATCTTGAAGCTCCCGTTTCATGGCACGTATCACACGGCGTTTCCCGAGTATGTGGGCGCGTTCACCGAAGACGCGACTCTGGAAGACGGCTGTTGGCGGTATATGAGTTGGTTTTACAACCAGATGCAGGTCATCTATGCGCCGTCGGAGGCCACCAGATTCGAATTGGCCGACAAGGGAATCGACCCGGGGAAAATCGTGACCTATCCGCGCGGTGTGGACACGGACCGCTTTCACCCGGATAAGCGCAACGGGTTTTTTAATCGGTTTGATGTGGGCAGCCGGCTCAAACTTCTGTATGTGGGGCGCGTGTCCCGCGAAAAAGGCCTGGACGTGCTTGCCGAGAGTTTCGGGAAGGCCGCGAAAATGCGGGACGGGTTACAGCTCATCGTGGTGGGCGACGGCCCGTATCTCAAGGAAATGCAACGTATACTTCGGGGTTCGCCCGTGACGTTCACCGGCGTGCTCAAAGGGGAATCGTTGGCACAGGCCTATGCCTCGGCCGACCTGTTCGTCTTTCCATCGGCTACGGACACTTTCGGCAATGTGGTGCTGGAAGCCCAGTCCTCAGGTCTGCCTGTCATCGTCACGGACAAGGGCGGTCCTGCGGAAAATATCCTGCCCAACGAGACCGGCTTCATTGTTCCGGCCGACAGTCCCGATTCCCTGCTCCGGGCCATCATCCATATGGTCGATACCCCGGAGCGCATCGAATACATGCGCCTCAAGGCCCGCGCCCACGTGGAAAATCGTACTTTTGACGCCACCTTCCTAAAAACCTGGGAGATATTCGGCTCACACGTTGCCGCATGA
- a CDS encoding TraR/DksA family transcriptional regulator, which produces MTKTQIKEIRMHLVQGLHTMTDQEITDVLAVENCPDDTDFASQLAQHGLNVSMQCRRIKRIREMENALRRLVQSDYGMCEECGEEIGVARLKANPLARLCVSCQSAAEEGLTRCA; this is translated from the coding sequence ATGACCAAGACGCAGATCAAGGAAATACGCATGCACCTCGTGCAGGGGCTGCATACCATGACAGATCAGGAAATTACCGATGTTCTGGCTGTTGAAAATTGTCCGGACGATACTGACTTCGCATCCCAGCTGGCCCAGCATGGGTTGAATGTCTCCATGCAGTGTCGCCGTATCAAGCGGATCAGGGAAATGGAAAACGCGCTCAGGCGATTGGTCCAAAGTGATTATGGCATGTGCGAAGAGTGCGGCGAGGAGATAGGCGTTGCCCGACTCAAGGCCAATCCTTTGGCCCGACTGTGCGTCTCCTGCCAGTCTGCGGCGGAAGAAGGACTTACTCGCTGTGCGTGA
- a CDS encoding DMT family transporter, with product MKWMYVLFALLAGAMMPVQAGINLRLKGSLGDPIWAATASFAVGTLVLFVYAFATKAPVPALGMAASAPWWSWTGGALGAFFVFAIIILAGKLGAATMMAWLLAGQFIAALILDHYGLISFNVHTISWQRIAGVFLLIVGATLINRY from the coding sequence ATGAAATGGATGTACGTCTTATTCGCCCTGCTGGCCGGAGCCATGATGCCGGTACAGGCAGGCATCAACCTGCGACTGAAAGGTTCACTGGGAGATCCCATATGGGCAGCCACGGCCTCATTCGCCGTCGGCACGCTGGTCCTGTTCGTCTATGCCTTTGCCACCAAGGCGCCGGTCCCGGCTTTGGGCATGGCGGCCTCCGCCCCCTGGTGGTCTTGGACTGGAGGAGCGCTGGGCGCATTCTTCGTGTTCGCCATCATCATTCTGGCCGGCAAACTCGGCGCTGCGACAATGATGGCCTGGCTCCTGGCCGGGCAATTCATAGCTGCCCTGATCCTTGACCACTACGGATTAATCAGTTTTAACGTACATACCATTTCCTGGCAGAGAATTGCCGGCGTTTTCCTCCTCATCGTCGGAGCGACGCTGATAAACAGGTATTAA
- a CDS encoding UbiA-like polyprenyltransferase has protein sequence MKFVKNLGTVCRMIKIEHSIFALPFAYMGAFLAAGGWPGLYNLVILTIAMVAIRSFAMAFNRYADLDIDRENPRTQKRELVTGELSTGFTLMFIVGTAVVFIVACAMMNPLCLKLSPIALILSSAYSFCKRFTHWCHFVLGSVLGLAPVAGWLCVDPTVTLPAILLFCGVTMWVAGFDLLYACQDADFDRERGLFSIPSRLGIPAALGISTLSHATTAAFFLLAGWAAGLGSIYFLTATAMGITLMAEHLLVKADDMSRVNVAFFTMNGVISVALFIGTVLDLMTRG, from the coding sequence ATGAAATTCGTCAAGAACCTCGGCACGGTATGCCGGATGATCAAGATCGAGCACTCGATCTTTGCACTGCCCTTTGCGTACATGGGCGCATTCCTGGCCGCAGGCGGCTGGCCCGGACTGTATAACCTGGTCATCCTGACAATCGCCATGGTCGCAATACGCTCATTCGCCATGGCCTTTAACAGATATGCGGACCTCGACATTGACCGCGAGAATCCACGCACCCAAAAACGTGAACTGGTCACAGGAGAGCTGTCCACAGGCTTTACCCTGATGTTCATTGTGGGAACCGCCGTGGTTTTCATCGTCGCCTGCGCCATGATGAACCCGCTATGCCTCAAGCTGTCGCCCATAGCCCTGATACTGTCCTCCGCCTACAGCTTCTGCAAACGGTTCACCCACTGGTGCCACTTCGTGCTCGGTTCAGTGTTGGGTCTGGCCCCTGTCGCCGGCTGGCTCTGTGTGGACCCGACTGTCACCCTGCCTGCGATCCTGCTCTTTTGCGGCGTAACCATGTGGGTGGCCGGATTCGACCTGCTCTACGCCTGTCAGGATGCGGACTTTGACCGGGAACGCGGCCTTTTCTCCATTCCGTCACGTCTGGGCATCCCGGCTGCGCTCGGCATCTCCACTCTGAGCCACGCCACCACCGCAGCCTTTTTCCTGCTCGCAGGCTGGGCCGCAGGTCTCGGTAGCATCTACTTCCTCACTGCCACGGCAATGGGCATCACCCTCATGGCCGAGCACCTGCTCGTCAAAGCGGACGACATGAGTCGTGTAAACGTGGCGTTTTTCACCATGAACGGCGTGATATCTGTTGCCCTCTTCATCGGAACCGTTCTCGACCTGATGACACGAGGCTAA
- a CDS encoding mechanosensitive ion channel domain-containing protein produces MQERIEFAITFLTDWLHSTVLTGTMLAQWGCVVGTYLVTALLWRGLERRLFAWVDTTIENALGRSLLRALVDVGNVAMFIVFMQVCAAVFWSMNMTPRVLNAASDLAVAWIIIRFLTGMMPNNPLARGVALIVWSVAALSIFGLLTPITDFLEGLRMTVGGTSFTALGVIKGFALAALFLQAAATVAQFATSRINAISGLSPSVQVLMTKAVKVGLYTTAILFAMSSVGIDLTSLAIFSSALGVGIGFGLKTIFSNYVAGILLLMDKSIKPGDTIEVGSVFGVVREMHGRYTSILTRDGMEYLIPNELLISGEVINWTYSDRNVRIKIPVGIAYESDVEKAMELLSKACVGVKRVLRNPAPASRLMGFGDSSVDLQLRIWISDAEDGVANVRSEILLNVWNLFHEHGIEFPFPQRDMFLKSGSSLSVTLEKEAAQE; encoded by the coding sequence ATGCAAGAACGAATTGAATTCGCGATCACATTCCTGACCGACTGGCTCCACTCCACAGTGCTGACCGGGACGATGCTTGCCCAATGGGGCTGTGTTGTCGGCACCTATCTGGTGACAGCCCTCCTTTGGCGCGGTCTGGAACGCCGCCTGTTCGCCTGGGTGGATACAACAATCGAAAACGCCCTTGGGCGATCTCTTCTCAGGGCATTGGTGGACGTAGGCAACGTTGCCATGTTTATTGTCTTCATGCAGGTCTGCGCGGCAGTGTTCTGGTCCATGAACATGACACCCCGAGTGCTCAACGCAGCCAGCGACCTTGCCGTCGCCTGGATCATCATCCGCTTCCTGACCGGCATGATGCCCAACAATCCGCTTGCACGAGGCGTAGCCCTGATCGTCTGGAGCGTCGCCGCCTTGAGCATATTCGGGCTGCTCACTCCGATCACGGATTTTCTGGAAGGTCTCCGCATGACCGTCGGCGGCACGTCCTTCACAGCACTGGGAGTCATCAAGGGTTTTGCCCTGGCCGCGCTATTCCTACAGGCAGCCGCGACAGTCGCCCAGTTCGCGACAAGCCGGATCAACGCCATTTCAGGGTTATCCCCTTCCGTTCAGGTACTCATGACCAAAGCGGTCAAAGTGGGCCTGTATACAACGGCGATCTTGTTCGCCATGTCCAGCGTGGGCATCGACCTGACCAGCCTCGCCATATTCTCAAGCGCTCTCGGCGTAGGCATCGGTTTCGGACTCAAGACAATCTTTTCCAACTATGTGGCGGGCATTCTCCTGCTCATGGACAAATCCATCAAGCCGGGCGACACCATCGAGGTAGGCAGTGTCTTTGGCGTTGTCCGCGAAATGCATGGCCGATACACCTCGATCCTGACCCGTGACGGCATGGAATACCTCATCCCCAATGAGCTGCTCATTTCCGGCGAGGTGATCAACTGGACATACTCGGACAGAAATGTCCGCATCAAGATTCCGGTCGGCATTGCTTATGAATCTGATGTTGAAAAAGCCATGGAGCTGCTTTCAAAGGCATGTGTTGGTGTCAAACGCGTCCTCCGCAATCCGGCCCCGGCATCACGACTCATGGGATTCGGCGACAGTTCCGTAGACCTCCAGCTCCGCATCTGGATCAGCGACGCCGAAGACGGGGTTGCCAACGTGCGAAGCGAAATTCTACTCAATGTATGGAACCTTTTCCATGAGCACGGCATCGAATTCCCGTTCCCGCAGCGCGACATGTTCCTCAAGTCCGGTTCGTCGTTATCGGTGACTCTGGAAAAGGAAGCAGCTCAAGAATAG
- a CDS encoding sulfite exporter TauE/SafE family protein encodes MAFDSIFWVALQSSVILGLVHGVNPCGHSWLVLAPFVYGEKNGNRVFTLTSAFILGTSLACLAIGLTLGSISLAIPASFSYYVDIFTFVILLTLGIILIVKPSLLHNHDHDHDHCHDHTHEHAHGHDHKTPSARNITAWGLFSIGFVNMIVPCPTVAIMYTYALDSGSLFKGTMVFGAYAVGTAIALGAVIYAIYKAAGFVRTLEQDWVEPMVMRTAGVMTIAFGAYSLYTSTL; translated from the coding sequence ATGGCTTTTGACTCGATTTTCTGGGTGGCCCTTCAAAGCAGCGTTATACTGGGCCTTGTGCATGGAGTGAACCCCTGCGGCCATTCATGGCTGGTTCTCGCCCCGTTCGTATACGGCGAGAAAAACGGAAATCGGGTCTTCACCCTGACGTCGGCATTCATTCTCGGGACGTCCCTGGCCTGCCTCGCCATCGGCCTGACACTCGGTTCCATCTCACTGGCCATCCCGGCGTCATTCTCCTATTACGTCGACATATTCACCTTTGTAATCCTGCTCACCTTAGGAATCATTCTTATCGTCAAGCCGTCACTTCTGCACAATCACGATCACGACCACGATCATTGTCATGACCATACACACGAGCACGCTCACGGGCATGACCATAAAACCCCTTCAGCACGGAACATCACCGCGTGGGGATTATTCTCCATCGGATTCGTCAACATGATTGTGCCGTGCCCTACTGTGGCCATCATGTACACATATGCTCTGGATTCCGGGAGCCTGTTCAAGGGAACCATGGTGTTCGGAGCCTATGCCGTCGGCACTGCAATAGCTCTTGGAGCCGTTATCTATGCGATATACAAGGCAGCCGGATTCGTACGCACACTGGAACAGGATTGGGTCGAGCCAATGGTCATGCGGACGGCCGGGGTCATGACCATAGCCTTTGGCGCGTACAGTCTGTATACGTCCACACTCTAG
- a CDS encoding MarR family transcriptional regulator has translation MINALNHAIIEFFEKLSSWEHDVVREKGMTLPQMHTLEILGIHGSMRMKELAEAMGVTTGTLTVLVDRLESKEFVRRKPHDTDRRSINVELTDTGHVLFEEHDRLHLQLTEGLVGACPPKDREALLRCLQTMNREF, from the coding sequence ATGATCAACGCTCTCAATCACGCCATTATCGAGTTTTTTGAAAAGCTCTCATCGTGGGAACATGACGTAGTGCGTGAAAAAGGCATGACATTGCCGCAGATGCACACGCTTGAAATTCTCGGCATACACGGGTCCATGCGCATGAAGGAACTGGCCGAGGCCATGGGCGTCACCACCGGCACGCTCACCGTACTCGTGGACAGGCTGGAATCAAAAGAATTCGTACGCCGCAAGCCCCATGACACGGACCGCCGTTCCATCAATGTCGAATTGACGGATACGGGACACGTCCTGTTTGAAGAGCATGACAGACTCCACCTGCAACTGACCGAAGGACTGGTCGGAGCCTGTCCGCCCAAAGATCGTGAAGCCTTGCTGCGTTGTCTGCAAACCATGAACAGAGAATTCTGA